The Candidatus Manganitrophus noduliformans genome includes a window with the following:
- the traN gene encoding conjugal transfer protein TraN, with amino-acid sequence MKMIRLLVMAVAFGLLLVEPSYAVNFVCGEDTNGNGAVSDPGETASCASTPEGPLCPLGATPCSASRTAATCPPDGSLNTVSDRCEAPRRFHLHRRFLIHWHCPSNYTYDSAGGVCTATPSCATGMYDPAEDQCLQGYSCPLGPQYACMNNAGTYQCSSNACVDLDAAPPQTVTPNLTSYQNNGQADPNTGLCQGPVFIFNGKGSECRPPGAGTSFFNCCSNGSGDFLVFKKHCTDAEWSTNAARDAESCHYVGDYCKTEWPLVGCVQKAEVYCCFNSKLGRMIQEQGRGQLQKFAPDGQWGTTDSPNCVGFAPEEMQMLDFSRMDLSEYFANISSKSQSQINQGMENKVNEFYQNLRP; translated from the coding sequence ATGAAGATGATCAGACTTCTTGTCATGGCCGTCGCGTTCGGACTTCTCCTTGTTGAACCGTCTTACGCCGTCAACTTCGTCTGCGGCGAGGATACCAACGGGAACGGCGCGGTATCCGATCCGGGGGAGACCGCATCCTGCGCTTCGACGCCGGAGGGGCCGCTCTGCCCCCTTGGGGCGACCCCCTGCAGCGCAAGCCGCACGGCTGCAACCTGTCCGCCGGATGGAAGTTTAAATACCGTAAGTGATCGTTGCGAGGCGCCAAGAAGATTTCATTTGCATCGAAGGTTTTTGATTCACTGGCACTGCCCCTCAAATTACACCTATGACAGTGCCGGGGGGGTCTGCACCGCCACCCCTTCTTGCGCGACCGGCATGTACGACCCGGCAGAAGATCAGTGCCTGCAGGGATACAGCTGTCCTTTAGGCCCTCAGTATGCCTGCATGAATAACGCCGGAACGTATCAATGTTCCTCGAACGCCTGCGTGGATTTAGACGCGGCGCCCCCGCAGACTGTTACGCCGAACCTGACGAGTTATCAGAACAATGGACAGGCCGATCCGAACACCGGCCTCTGCCAGGGGCCGGTCTTCATCTTCAACGGCAAGGGTTCGGAGTGCCGCCCTCCAGGGGCGGGGACCTCCTTCTTCAACTGCTGCAGCAACGGATCGGGGGACTTTCTGGTCTTCAAGAAACATTGCACTGATGCCGAGTGGTCGACGAACGCCGCAAGGGATGCCGAGAGCTGCCACTACGTGGGGGATTACTGCAAAACAGAGTGGCCCCTCGTCGGCTGCGTGCAGAAGGCGGAGGTGTATTGCTGCTTCAACTCAAAGCTCGGCCGGATGATCCAGGAGCAGGGGAGAGGGCAGTTGCAGAAGTTCGCACCCGACGGGCAGTGGGGGACGACCGACAGCCCCAATTGCGTCGGCTTCGCGCCGGAAGAGATGCAAATGCTCGATTTCAGCCGGATGGATTTATCCGAATATTTCGCCAATATCTCGTCAAAGTCACAGTCTCAAATCAATCAGGGCATGGAGAATAAGGTCAATGAGTTTTATCAGAATCTTCGCCCTTAG